In Sphingobacteriaceae bacterium, the following proteins share a genomic window:
- the argB gene encoding acetylglutamate kinase translates to MELLSIVKIGGNVIDDENALFSFLKNFSLLAGKKILVHGGGKLANQLQEKLGVAVNMIEGRRVTDAETLKVVTMVYAGYINKTVVAKLQALNCNAVGLSGADANSIVSHKRETKKIDYGFVGDIDEINSGFISNCLEHNLSPVFSAITHNKSGQLLNTNADTIASELAMALTKNYSVRLIYCFEKNGVLQNITDEKSVIKEITHQNYLELKDKGIINAGMIPKMDNAFKALENGVNFVQIGKAEKLPNLMNKNDYEGTRLYK, encoded by the coding sequence ATGGAATTACTAAGTATAGTTAAAATAGGCGGGAACGTTATTGATGATGAAAACGCATTGTTTTCTTTTTTGAAAAATTTTAGTTTGCTGGCAGGAAAGAAAATTCTTGTGCACGGTGGCGGGAAGCTTGCTAACCAGTTACAGGAAAAACTTGGCGTTGCAGTGAATATGATTGAAGGACGAAGAGTAACAGACGCTGAAACGTTGAAGGTCGTAACTATGGTTTACGCGGGTTACATTAACAAGACAGTTGTTGCAAAACTACAGGCTCTGAACTGCAATGCTGTTGGACTTTCGGGAGCAGATGCCAATAGTATTGTTTCGCATAAACGCGAGACTAAGAAAATAGATTATGGATTTGTTGGAGATATCGATGAAATAAATTCTGGTTTTATTTCTAACTGCCTCGAGCATAATTTAAGTCCCGTTTTTTCTGCGATCACACATAATAAATCTGGTCAGCTTTTAAATACAAATGCCGATACTATTGCGTCGGAACTTGCTATGGCATTAACTAAAAATTACAGTGTGCGGTTAATTTACTGTTTTGAAAAAAACGGCGTCCTTCAAAATATAACTGATGAAAAAAGTGTTATTAAAGAAATAACCCATCAAAATTATTTAGAATTAAAAGATAAAGGAATTATCAATGCAGGAATGATTCCCAAAATGGATAATGCTTTTAAGGCATTGGAAAATGGCGTTAATTTTGTGCAGATTGGTAAAGCAGAAAAACTACCAAACCTAATGAATAAAAACGATTATGAAGGAACCCGACTTTATAAATAA
- a CDS encoding acetylornithine carbamoyltransferase, whose product MKYFTTVYDIQDSSTLISEALELKANPFAHENMGKHKTIGIVFMNPSLRTRLSTQKAAQNLGMNTMVININQEGWALEYNEGAIMNGTSVEHIKDAAAVIGSYCDIIALRCFPGLKDQQEDYSEKILLQFMKYCNKPLISLESGTRHPLQSLADMITIEENRPAGKKPKVVLTWAPHIKPLPQAVSNSFCEWIQTREVDFVITNPEGYNLSVEFTKQTKVIHNQEEALKDADFVYVKNWSSYEEYGMMPEVKGDWLLSETKMKATNNAKVMHCLPVRRNVEVPDSILDSSRSLILQQAENRVFAAQAVLKKMLETNYKIESSVQLNQEVQR is encoded by the coding sequence ATGAAGTATTTCACTACAGTATATGATATACAAGATTCAAGCACTTTGATTTCAGAAGCTCTTGAATTAAAAGCAAATCCTTTCGCTCACGAGAATATGGGCAAACATAAAACAATAGGAATTGTTTTTATGAATCCTAGTCTGCGTACACGCTTAAGCACACAAAAAGCGGCGCAAAATCTTGGCATGAATACTATGGTTATAAATATCAACCAGGAAGGTTGGGCTTTGGAGTACAATGAAGGCGCTATCATGAACGGAACTTCGGTAGAGCATATTAAAGATGCGGCGGCTGTTATTGGCTCATATTGCGATATCATTGCTTTGCGTTGTTTTCCTGGATTAAAGGATCAGCAGGAAGATTACAGTGAGAAAATTTTACTTCAGTTTATGAAGTATTGCAACAAACCCTTAATTAGTCTTGAGTCAGGCACGCGTCACCCCTTGCAAAGTCTGGCGGACATGATCACTATAGAGGAAAACCGACCTGCCGGTAAAAAGCCTAAAGTTGTTTTAACCTGGGCCCCCCATATTAAACCCTTACCGCAAGCTGTGAGTAATTCTTTTTGCGAATGGATTCAGACGCGTGAAGTAGATTTCGTTATCACGAATCCGGAAGGATATAACTTATCTGTAGAGTTCACCAAGCAAACGAAAGTTATCCATAATCAGGAGGAAGCGCTTAAAGACGCCGATTTCGTTTATGTGAAAAACTGGTCGTCTTATGAGGAGTACGGCATGATGCCCGAAGTAAAAGGCGATTGGCTTTTGAGTGAAACTAAAATGAAAGCAACTAACAACGCTAAAGTTATGCATTGTTTGCCTGTAAGAAGGAATGTGGAAGTGCCGGATTCTATTTTAGACAGCAGTAGGTCTTTAATTCTTCAACAAGCTGAGAACAGAGTGTTTGCTGCCCAAGCAGTTTTAAAAAAGATGCTGGAAACCAATTATAAAATAGAGAGCAGTGTTCAACTTAATCAAGAGGTTCAAAGGTAA
- a CDS encoding aspartate aminotransferase family protein has protein sequence MNLFDVYPLFNITPVKAQGSYIWDEQGTKYLDLYGGHAVISIGHSHPHYVKALNEQLNQIAFYSNAVKMPSQNLLAEKLGAQSGYVDYNLFLCNSGTEANENALKLASFHNGRKKVIAFRDSFHGRTSLSLGATDDAKLSANINKDHETVFLPLNDTNVFLNAIDETICAVIVEGIQGVGGINIPTTNFLKVVEEACKKSGTILILDEIQSGYGRSGKFFAHQHSDIKADIVTTAKGMGNGFPVAGVLINPNIKAKHGMLGTTFGGNYLACAASLSVLEVMQNEGLIKNAEEAGTLLMEGLRKIDGIKEVRGLGLMIGIETEGDASSIRKKLLDEEKVFTGFSSGKNTIRLLPPLNIGKAEIETFLNAISKILQQQLQVN, from the coding sequence ATGAATTTATTCGACGTTTATCCATTATTCAACATCACCCCCGTAAAAGCCCAGGGCTCTTATATCTGGGATGAGCAAGGGACAAAATACCTCGACCTGTATGGTGGACATGCTGTGATTTCCATCGGACATTCGCATCCTCATTATGTAAAGGCTTTGAATGAACAATTAAATCAAATTGCTTTTTATTCTAACGCCGTTAAAATGCCTTCACAAAATTTGCTGGCAGAAAAATTAGGAGCACAAAGTGGCTATGTAGATTACAATTTATTTTTGTGTAATTCTGGAACCGAAGCAAATGAAAACGCATTAAAACTCGCATCTTTCCATAATGGCAGAAAAAAAGTAATTGCGTTCAGGGATTCTTTTCACGGTCGTACCTCATTATCTTTAGGTGCTACAGACGATGCTAAACTCTCCGCTAACATTAATAAAGATCATGAAACAGTTTTTTTACCCTTAAATGATACAAATGTTTTCTTAAACGCAATAGACGAAACCATTTGTGCAGTGATTGTGGAGGGCATTCAAGGAGTTGGAGGTATAAATATTCCTACTACAAATTTTTTAAAAGTAGTGGAAGAAGCTTGTAAAAAATCAGGCACCATTTTAATCCTTGACGAAATACAATCGGGTTATGGCAGAAGTGGGAAATTTTTCGCGCATCAACATTCAGATATAAAAGCGGATATAGTTACTACTGCAAAAGGCATGGGTAATGGCTTTCCGGTGGCAGGTGTATTGATTAACCCAAACATAAAAGCAAAACATGGTATGTTGGGAACAACTTTCGGCGGAAATTACCTGGCCTGTGCAGCTTCGCTTTCGGTTTTAGAAGTTATGCAGAATGAAGGTCTTATTAAAAACGCTGAAGAGGCCGGAACCCTTTTAATGGAAGGGCTTAGGAAGATAGACGGAATTAAAGAGGTGCGTGGCCTTGGACTAATGATAGGTATTGAAACAGAAGGCGACGCGTCTTCAATCCGCAAAAAACTTCTAGACGAAGAAAAAGTATTTACTGGCTTTTCATCTGGAAAAAATACTATCCGTCTGCTTCCGCCGCTAAACATTGGGAAAGCAGAGATAGAAACTTTTCTAAACGCTATAAGCAAGATTTTACAACAACAATTACAAGTTAACTAA
- a CDS encoding N-acetyl-gamma-glutamyl-phosphate reductase, whose protein sequence is MKKVNVTVIGAAGYTGGELVRLLVNHPAVNSLCAVSQSQQGKRVSDVFTDLAGETDLLFSDKASKNSDLVFLCLQHGDSASYLKTNPDLLKSKIIDLSRDFRLISNNTVASGQFIYGLPELNKEKIKSANYIANPGCFATAIQLAILPFAHNNLLKGTIQVNAITGSTGAGIKLSDTTHFSWRQNNISVYQAFEHAHNFEIQESLKQLQQSFDGEFLFIPQRGNFARGILATTVLESDLSEAEIKNLFTEFYENHPFTFLVDKTVDMKMAVNTNKCFIDVKKNGRYVLVTSVIDNLLKGAAGQAVQNMNLMFGFEEQAGLKLKAINY, encoded by the coding sequence ATGAAAAAAGTAAATGTTACCGTTATTGGCGCGGCAGGATACACAGGTGGCGAACTGGTAAGATTACTCGTTAATCATCCGGCAGTGAATTCTCTTTGCGCGGTAAGTCAATCACAACAGGGCAAGAGAGTAAGCGACGTCTTCACAGATCTGGCCGGAGAAACTGATCTTTTGTTTTCAGATAAGGCGTCTAAAAATTCTGATCTTGTTTTTTTGTGTCTTCAACATGGCGACTCGGCTTCTTATTTGAAAACAAATCCTGATTTACTAAAGAGTAAAATTATTGATCTGAGTCGTGACTTCAGATTGATTTCTAACAATACTGTAGCAAGTGGTCAGTTTATTTATGGTCTGCCGGAGTTAAACAAAGAAAAAATTAAATCGGCCAATTACATTGCGAATCCAGGTTGTTTTGCAACGGCGATTCAGTTAGCGATTTTACCTTTTGCTCATAATAATTTATTGAAAGGAACAATTCAGGTAAATGCTATTACCGGTTCAACGGGAGCAGGCATAAAGCTTTCAGACACCACTCACTTTTCATGGAGACAAAATAATATTTCTGTTTACCAGGCGTTTGAGCACGCACATAATTTTGAGATACAGGAAAGTTTAAAGCAACTGCAACAAAGCTTCGATGGCGAATTTTTATTCATTCCACAAAGAGGAAATTTTGCAAGAGGCATTTTGGCTACTACCGTTCTGGAAAGTGATCTTTCAGAAGCAGAAATAAAAAATCTTTTTACAGAATTTTACGAAAATCATCCATTTACTTTTTTGGTAGATAAAACTGTAGATATGAAAATGGCGGTGAATACGAACAAGTGTTTTATTGATGTTAAAAAGAATGGACGTTACGTTTTGGTAACAAGTGTGATCGACAATTTATTGAAAGGAGCAGCCGGGCAGGCAGTTCAGAATATGAACCTGATGTTTGGATTCGAAGAACAAGCGGGATTAAAACTAAAAGCAATTAACTATTAA
- a CDS encoding argininosuccinate synthase has product MKKSVVLAFSGGLDTSYCAIYLAQELNLEVHAVIVNTGGFDAEEISVIEAKASALGVKSFVCLDETKNFYNSVVKYLVYGNVLKNNTYPLSVSAERISQATAIANYAKKLKADYVAHGSTGAGNDQVRFDAVFNILIPNIQILTPIRDNKLSREEEIAFLAKNGVNINAEKAKYSINKGIWGTSVGGKETLTSHSSLPGLAYPTQLSETGEKDIELYFEKGELHGINGRIFGHPTLAIQALEKEASPFAIGRDIHVGDTIIGIKGRVGFEAAAALITIKAHHALEKHTLTKLQLIIKDQQSMWYGNWLHEGLFLDPVMRDLECFFESTQKNVTGKVFVKFSPYNFSIVGIESAHDLMSNKFGSYGEMNNTWSGQDVKGFTKIMSNQMSIYHQINSVQ; this is encoded by the coding sequence ATGAAAAAATCAGTGGTACTCGCCTTCAGCGGCGGACTGGACACGTCTTATTGCGCAATTTATTTAGCGCAGGAATTAAATCTTGAGGTACACGCAGTAATTGTAAACACAGGAGGATTTGACGCAGAAGAAATTTCAGTAATTGAGGCAAAGGCCAGCGCGCTTGGCGTAAAATCTTTTGTGTGTTTGGATGAAACAAAAAACTTTTATAACAGCGTTGTGAAGTATCTGGTTTACGGCAATGTTTTAAAGAACAATACATATCCTTTATCCGTGAGCGCAGAACGCATTTCACAGGCAACAGCTATTGCCAATTATGCTAAGAAATTAAAGGCAGATTATGTAGCACACGGAAGTACAGGCGCAGGAAACGACCAGGTGCGATTTGATGCGGTGTTCAACATATTGATTCCAAACATCCAGATTTTAACTCCCATCCGTGACAACAAATTATCACGCGAAGAAGAGATTGCCTTCCTGGCTAAAAATGGCGTCAACATTAATGCTGAAAAGGCTAAATACAGCATTAATAAAGGGATCTGGGGAACTTCTGTTGGCGGAAAAGAAACGCTTACCTCGCATTCTTCTTTGCCGGGTCTAGCTTACCCAACTCAGCTTTCTGAGACAGGAGAAAAAGATATTGAACTTTATTTTGAAAAAGGTGAACTGCATGGAATCAACGGAAGAATCTTTGGGCATCCTACTTTAGCAATCCAGGCTTTGGAAAAAGAAGCGAGTCCTTTTGCTATTGGACGAGATATTCATGTTGGAGATACGATCATCGGTATTAAAGGAAGAGTTGGTTTTGAGGCCGCCGCAGCCCTTATTACCATTAAAGCTCACCATGCTTTGGAAAAACACACTCTTACAAAACTACAATTGATCATTAAAGATCAACAATCTATGTGGTATGGCAACTGGCTGCATGAAGGTTTGTTTTTAGATCCTGTGATGCGCGATTTAGAGTGTTTTTTCGAATCGACACAAAAAAATGTGACTGGAAAAGTTTTCGTAAAATTCTCGCCCTATAATTTTTCAATTGTTGGAATTGAATCGGCACATGACCTGATGAGCAACAAATTTGGAAGCTATGGCGAGATGAATAATACCTGGAGCGGACAAGATGTGAAAGGGTTTACGAAAATCATGAGCAATCAAATGAGCATTTACCACCAGATTAATTCAGTACAATGA
- a CDS encoding phosphate ABC transporter permease, with product MEFEIKPQNKLSLGLKELWEYRELFYFFTLRDIKVKYKQTVLGFLWAVLQPLIMALLFSFFLGKAITNYTALDLPYDIFALSGLVIWGIFSSGLNNAGNSMVSNANIIKKIYFPRLIIPISSVLVGVFDFVMAFAVFIIYTLLKGIAFNAIAFIYFPLAILLTCVATFGAGSLLAALNVKYRDFRYIIPFLIQLLLFLTPVIYPVSITNNIYLNWILALNPMTAPLDIFRASLEGGSIHYSQDLISITASLILFITGLVYFRKTEAYFADLA from the coding sequence ATGGAATTTGAAATAAAGCCGCAGAATAAACTGAGTCTTGGATTGAAGGAACTGTGGGAGTACCGGGAGCTTTTCTACTTTTTTACACTTCGTGATATCAAGGTAAAATACAAACAAACAGTTCTTGGTTTTCTGTGGGCCGTTCTGCAGCCACTTATTATGGCGCTTCTTTTCTCTTTTTTTCTTGGCAAAGCCATTACAAATTATACGGCACTTGATCTACCTTACGATATTTTTGCCTTAAGCGGGCTTGTTATTTGGGGAATTTTCTCTTCCGGACTTAACAATGCCGGAAACAGTATGGTTTCCAACGCTAACATTATTAAGAAAATTTACTTCCCTCGTTTAATAATTCCCATCTCTTCTGTACTCGTTGGTGTTTTCGATTTTGTGATGGCCTTTGCTGTTTTTATTATTTACACTTTATTAAAGGGAATAGCATTTAATGCCATCGCATTCATTTATTTCCCGCTTGCAATCCTATTAACGTGTGTAGCAACTTTTGGAGCCGGAAGTCTGCTTGCAGCGTTGAATGTAAAGTACCGCGATTTTCGTTACATCATACCTTTCCTTATCCAGCTCCTCTTATTCTTAACACCTGTTATTTACCCGGTAAGTATTACGAATAATATTTATCTTAATTGGATTCTCGCCCTAAATCCAATGACTGCGCCTCTTGATATTTTCAGAGCATCATTGGAAGGTGGAAGTATTCATTATTCACAAGATCTAATAAGCATTACAGCTTCTTTAATCCTTTTCATTACAGGATTAGTCTACTTCCGGAAAACAGAAGCCTATTTTGCAGATCTTGCTTAA
- a CDS encoding cytochrome C class I, producing MKKILSLLGILTILNACDTEGHKQPAPKTLEKAELEIYEVPDTSTLKDDEWGRQVKYGRRLVQNTSYYIGPDGVVSKNLGNKMNCTNCHLNSGTKAFGLNFFNSHKTYPQYRAREDAILTMIDRVNNCVERPHNGKALKMDSREMNAIVSYIKWVGEGYDTEKHKGYALKYVEFKGLHADPKKGEEVYMAQCKSCHQADGQGKMNGDNTTYTYPPLWGPKSYQEGSSMHRVLKAASFIKYNMPNLIATLDKPVLSDQEALDVAAFINDGSIHPRPVPHHIDYANLSHKPIDYFKGPYIDPFSEEQHAFGPWDDIEKFYVDKGLKPNK from the coding sequence ATGAAAAAAATCCTTTCCCTACTTGGTATTCTCACCATTTTGAATGCGTGTGATACCGAAGGTCATAAACAACCCGCTCCGAAAACGCTTGAGAAAGCCGAATTAGAGATTTACGAAGTTCCCGATACAAGTACTTTAAAAGATGACGAATGGGGAAGGCAGGTTAAATACGGACGTCGCCTCGTTCAAAACACAAGTTATTATATTGGTCCGGATGGTGTTGTAAGCAAAAACCTTGGAAACAAAATGAATTGCACCAACTGTCACTTGAATAGTGGTACCAAGGCTTTTGGACTTAATTTTTTTAATTCGCATAAAACCTATCCACAATACCGTGCGCGTGAAGATGCAATTCTTACTATGATAGACCGCGTAAATAATTGTGTAGAAAGGCCACACAATGGTAAAGCTTTAAAAATGGACTCGCGTGAAATGAATGCTATAGTTTCTTATATTAAATGGGTTGGCGAAGGATATGATACTGAAAAGCATAAAGGCTACGCTCTCAAGTATGTTGAATTTAAAGGTCTTCATGCCGATCCAAAAAAAGGAGAGGAAGTTTACATGGCGCAGTGTAAAAGCTGTCACCAGGCAGACGGGCAAGGGAAAATGAACGGTGATAATACCACCTATACCTATCCTCCTTTATGGGGACCAAAAAGTTACCAGGAAGGATCAAGTATGCACCGCGTGCTGAAAGCCGCCAGCTTTATAAAATACAACATGCCTAATTTGATCGCGACACTCGACAAGCCTGTTCTTAGCGATCAGGAAGCTCTGGATGTGGCCGCATTTATTAATGACGGAAGCATTCATCCAAGACCAGTTCCACATCACATCGACTATGCGAACTTAAGTCACAAGCCAATAGATTATTTCAAAGGGCCATATATCGATCCTTTCTCAGAAGAACAACATGCTTTTGGTCCTTGGGATGATATTGAGAAATTCTATGTTGACAAAGGTTTGAAACCTAATAAGTAA
- a CDS encoding translation initiation factor IF-2, translating to MSEGAKTLRLSKVAKEFNLSLGKIVEFLASKGQPVDSNPNAKIGDDEYRLLLKEFSSDKSAREEAETVAQNSSKLKRETIVLDEIKPKKQKEDEVDEVVIKDLTLSKKEEELPKVVAEEVKKETTVIIDPPKKETEINEGGPKVIGRVDLDSMNLKTKPDKKPKREKESEKIAKPEPEIVASVKEVVKPEPVVEKKEEVAEVKEEAKEEFLETKYEKLEGPKILGRVELPVAKETPKKTAANNAAASAADKKKRKRIRKGGLSQEEIKKVGKEQSAIARERAKEKYGDPRAKKPGTGGATTPGKPRHELTEEEIQAQIKETLARLSEKGNKSKTSKYRREKRGEIRDKMAERAEIAEADKKLLTVAEFVSANQLAQMMNVQVTQIISTCMSLGLFVSINQRLDAETISIVAEEFGYKVEFGSAEELESIKEDEKDAPEDMIQRPPVVTVMGHVDHGKTSLLDFIRKANVVAGEAGGITQHIGAYNVKLAGSERSITFLDTPGHEAFTAMRARGAKLTDIAIIVIAADDSIMPQTKEAINHAQAAGVSMIFAINKIDRPGANPDKIREGLSAMNILVEEWGGKYQCQEVSAKQGKNIDLLLEKVLLEADMMDLKANPDRNAVGSVIEASMEEGRGYVSTILVQAGTLKVGDIMLAGSFSGRVRAMFNERGMKVDTAGPSHPVKVLGLSGAPQAGDKFNVMKDEREAREIANKRLQLQREQGIRTHKHITLDEIGRRLAIGDFKELNVIVKGDVDGSIEALADSLLKLSTEKVAVNIIHKSVGAISESDVLLASASNAIIIGFQVRPSTSARKLAEVEEIDIRLYSIIYDAINEIKAAMEGMLAPEFEEKIVCNIEVREVFKITRVGTIAGCYVLDGKVTRNTKVRVIRDGIVIHTGSLGSLKRFKDDVKEVAAGYECGLDIENFNDIVVGDIIEGYDMIEIKAKL from the coding sequence ATGTCAGAAGGAGCTAAAACACTTCGATTAAGCAAGGTAGCCAAAGAATTCAACCTTTCCCTCGGAAAGATTGTTGAATTTCTTGCCTCTAAGGGGCAACCTGTAGATAGTAATCCCAACGCCAAAATTGGCGATGACGAATACCGTCTTTTGCTGAAAGAATTTTCAAGTGATAAATCGGCTCGCGAAGAAGCTGAAACCGTTGCGCAGAATAGCAGCAAGCTAAAGCGCGAAACTATTGTGCTTGATGAGATTAAACCAAAAAAGCAGAAAGAAGATGAGGTTGACGAGGTTGTGATCAAAGACCTGACCTTATCTAAAAAAGAAGAAGAGTTGCCAAAGGTTGTTGCCGAAGAAGTAAAAAAAGAGACCACTGTTATCATTGATCCGCCAAAAAAAGAAACGGAAATTAACGAAGGTGGTCCTAAAGTTATTGGTAGAGTTGATTTGGATTCAATGAATCTTAAAACTAAACCAGATAAAAAGCCGAAAAGAGAAAAGGAATCTGAAAAGATTGCCAAACCAGAACCTGAGATAGTTGCTTCTGTAAAAGAAGTAGTAAAACCAGAACCAGTTGTAGAGAAGAAAGAGGAAGTTGCAGAGGTTAAGGAAGAAGCAAAGGAAGAGTTTTTAGAAACCAAATACGAAAAGCTCGAAGGCCCTAAAATTTTAGGAAGAGTAGAGTTACCGGTTGCAAAAGAAACGCCTAAAAAGACTGCAGCGAACAATGCGGCTGCAAGTGCAGCTGACAAGAAAAAACGAAAACGCATTCGTAAAGGCGGATTGTCGCAAGAGGAAATTAAAAAAGTTGGTAAAGAACAATCGGCAATTGCGCGCGAACGTGCCAAAGAAAAATACGGCGATCCACGTGCTAAAAAGCCGGGTACTGGTGGTGCAACAACCCCTGGCAAACCGCGCCATGAATTAACTGAAGAAGAGATTCAGGCACAAATTAAAGAAACACTTGCACGCTTAAGTGAAAAAGGGAATAAATCTAAAACTTCAAAATACCGTCGTGAAAAACGTGGAGAGATTCGCGATAAAATGGCTGAGAGAGCTGAGATTGCTGAAGCTGACAAAAAATTATTAACGGTAGCTGAATTTGTAAGTGCGAATCAGTTAGCGCAGATGATGAATGTTCAGGTAACGCAAATTATCTCTACTTGTATGTCACTTGGATTATTTGTGTCCATAAATCAACGTTTGGATGCAGAAACAATTTCGATAGTAGCAGAAGAGTTTGGATATAAAGTAGAGTTTGGTTCTGCAGAAGAACTCGAGTCTATTAAAGAAGACGAAAAAGACGCTCCTGAAGACATGATCCAGAGACCTCCGGTTGTTACTGTAATGGGACACGTTGATCATGGAAAAACATCGTTACTTGACTTTATTCGTAAAGCCAATGTAGTTGCTGGTGAAGCGGGTGGTATTACACAACATATCGGTGCATACAATGTAAAGTTAGCTGGCAGCGAAAGAAGTATAACTTTTTTAGATACTCCGGGTCATGAGGCGTTTACCGCCATGCGTGCCCGTGGAGCGAAGTTAACCGACATTGCAATTATTGTGATTGCTGCGGATGACAGCATCATGCCTCAAACTAAAGAGGCGATAAACCATGCACAAGCGGCGGGTGTATCTATGATCTTTGCTATAAATAAAATTGACAGACCGGGAGCAAACCCAGATAAGATACGCGAAGGTTTATCAGCAATGAATATTCTGGTAGAAGAGTGGGGTGGAAAATATCAGTGCCAGGAAGTTTCTGCAAAACAAGGGAAAAATATTGATCTGCTTTTAGAAAAAGTTTTACTCGAAGCAGATATGATGGATCTGAAAGCAAATCCGGATAGAAATGCAGTGGGATCGGTGATTGAAGCCAGTATGGAAGAAGGGCGTGGATATGTATCTACAATTCTTGTTCAGGCAGGAACTTTAAAAGTCGGCGACATTATGTTAGCGGGTAGTTTCAGCGGACGCGTGCGTGCGATGTTCAACGAACGTGGTATGAAAGTAGATACTGCAGGCCCATCGCATCCAGTAAAAGTATTAGGATTAAGTGGTGCTCCACAAGCGGGAGATAAATTTAATGTGATGAAGGATGAGCGTGAAGCGCGTGAAATCGCAAATAAACGTTTACAATTACAGCGGGAACAAGGCATCAGAACACACAAACATATTACGCTTGATGAAATCGGAAGACGTTTGGCTATTGGTGATTTTAAAGAATTAAACGTAATCGTAAAAGGTGACGTGGATGGATCTATTGAAGCATTAGCAGATTCCTTATTAAAATTATCTACAGAAAAAGTAGCTGTAAATATCATTCACAAATCAGTGGGTGCCATTAGTGAAAGTGACGTATTGTTAGCTTCAGCTTCTAACGCTATTATCATTGGTTTCCAGGTGCGCCCAAGTACAAGTGCCCGCAAATTAGCTGAGGTTGAAGAAATTGATATCCGTTTATATTCTATTATTTACGATGCTATCAACGAAATCAAAGCAGCGATGGAAGGTATGTTAGCTCCAGAATTTGAAGAGAAAATCGTTTGTAATATCGAGGTACGCGAAGTATTTAAAATTACGCGTGTTGGTACAATTGCAGGATGTTATGTGTTGGATGGAAAAGTTACACGTAATACAAAAGTGCGCGTAATTCGTGATGGTATAGTGATTCACACAGGTTCTCTCGGGTCGTTAAAACGTTTCAAAGACGACGTAAAAGAAGTTGCTGCAGGTTACGAATGTGGTCTCGATATTGAAAATTTCAATGACATTGTTGTTGGAGATATCATTGAAGGGTACGACATGATCGAAATTAAAGCAAAACTATAA